The following coding sequences lie in one Angustibacter luteus genomic window:
- a CDS encoding FAS1-like dehydratase domain-containing protein, whose translation MVNPAVAGRQYPPTPPYEVGREKIREFAEATGAHPASTDADAARALGYPDVIAPTTFAVIVAQRCDAQLVRDPEAGIDFSRVVHGEQTFTHHRPIVAGDRLVAVLHVDSVRSAGGHSMVTTRSEISTESGEAVCTAVSTIVVRGGE comes from the coding sequence ATGGTGAACCCAGCCGTCGCGGGGCGGCAGTACCCGCCCACGCCCCCCTACGAGGTCGGCCGCGAGAAGATCCGCGAGTTCGCCGAGGCGACCGGCGCGCACCCGGCGAGCACGGACGCCGACGCCGCCCGCGCGCTCGGCTACCCCGACGTCATCGCCCCGACCACGTTCGCCGTGATCGTCGCCCAGCGCTGCGACGCCCAGCTGGTCCGCGACCCCGAGGCCGGCATCGACTTCAGCCGCGTCGTGCACGGCGAGCAGACCTTCACCCACCACCGGCCCATCGTGGCCGGTGACCGGCTGGTGGCCGTGCTGCACGTCGACAGCGTGCGCTCGGCCGGCGGCCACTCCATGGTGACCACCCGCAGCGAGATCTCCACCGAGTCCGGCGAGGCGGTCTGCACGGCCGTCTCCACGATCGTCGTCCGCGGAGGCGAGTGA
- the rpmG gene encoding 50S ribosomal protein L33, producing MASKSTDVRPKITLACTECKERNYITKKNRRNDPDRLELKKYCRREKRHTVHRETR from the coding sequence GTGGCCAGCAAGTCCACCGACGTCCGCCCCAAGATCACTCTGGCGTGCACGGAGTGCAAGGAGCGCAACTACATCACCAAGAAGAACCGGCGCAACGACCCCGACCGGCTCGAGCTCAAGAAGTACTGCCGCCGCGAGAAGCGCCACACGGTGCACCGCGAGACCCGCTGA
- a CDS encoding FMN reductase, which translates to MSRRSLVVVSAGLSQPSSTRLLADRLSQATVTALAAHGQDVDVRVVELRELAHDLANHLLTGFPPPALREAVDAVAAADAVVAVTPIFNASYSGLFKTFFDVLDEGSLGGTPVLLAATGGTARHSLALDFALRPLFAYLRADVVPTAVFAATEDWGGGSLPSSLSARVERAGGELAAAVTGRPRVERVDPFDDPTPFEQLLAGH; encoded by the coding sequence ATGAGCCGCCGCTCCCTGGTCGTCGTGAGCGCCGGACTCAGCCAGCCGTCGTCCACCCGACTGCTGGCCGACCGGCTCTCCCAGGCGACCGTCACGGCGCTCGCGGCGCACGGCCAGGACGTCGACGTCCGGGTCGTCGAGCTGCGTGAGCTCGCGCACGACCTGGCCAACCACCTGCTGACCGGCTTCCCGCCGCCCGCGCTGCGCGAGGCGGTGGACGCCGTCGCCGCCGCGGACGCGGTCGTCGCCGTGACCCCGATCTTCAACGCCTCCTACAGCGGGCTGTTCAAGACGTTCTTCGACGTGCTGGACGAGGGCTCGCTGGGTGGCACGCCGGTCCTGCTGGCCGCCACCGGCGGCACCGCGCGGCACTCGCTGGCACTGGACTTCGCCCTGCGGCCGCTGTTCGCCTACCTGCGCGCGGACGTCGTGCCGACCGCGGTGTTCGCGGCCACGGAGGACTGGGGCGGGGGGAGCCTGCCGTCCAGCCTGTCCGCCCGGGTCGAGCGGGCCGGCGGTGAGCTGGCGGCCGCCGTCACGGGCCGCCCGCGGGTCGAGCGGGTCGACCCTTTCGACGACCCGACCCCGTTCGAGCAGCTCCTGGCCGGCCACTGA
- a CDS encoding LLM class flavin-dependent oxidoreductase — MQFGIFTVGDVTPDPTTGRTPTEAERIQAMVTIARKAEEVGLDVFATGEHHNPPFVPSSPTTMLGFLAAQTERIVLSTSTTLITTNDPVKIAEDYAMLQHLAGGRVDLMMGRGNTGPVYPWFGKDIRDGLNLAVENYALLRRLWREDVVDWQGSYRTPLQGFTSTPRPLDGVPPFVWHGSIRSPEIAEQAAYYGDGFFHNNIFWPLEHTQQMVALYRRRFEHYGHGQADQAIVGLGGQVFMRANSQDAKREFRPYFDNAPVYGHGPSMEDFTAQTPLTVGSPQEVIDRYAGMRDVVGDYQRQLFLMDHAGLPLKTVLEQLDILGEEVVPVLRRELAIGRPSHVPDAPTHASLLAAAQTESAEQAEAVAV, encoded by the coding sequence ATGCAGTTCGGGATCTTCACCGTCGGCGACGTCACGCCGGACCCCACGACGGGTCGCACGCCCACGGAGGCGGAGCGGATCCAGGCGATGGTGACCATCGCGAGGAAGGCCGAGGAGGTCGGGCTCGACGTCTTCGCCACCGGTGAGCACCACAACCCGCCGTTCGTGCCGTCGTCCCCGACGACGATGCTCGGCTTCCTGGCCGCGCAGACCGAGCGGATCGTCCTGTCGACGTCCACGACGCTGATCACCACCAACGACCCGGTGAAGATCGCCGAGGACTACGCGATGCTGCAGCACCTGGCCGGCGGCCGGGTCGACCTGATGATGGGCCGCGGCAACACCGGCCCCGTCTACCCGTGGTTCGGCAAGGACATCCGGGACGGCCTGAACCTGGCCGTCGAGAACTACGCCCTGCTGCGCCGGCTGTGGCGCGAGGACGTCGTCGACTGGCAGGGCTCGTACCGGACGCCGCTGCAGGGCTTCACCTCGACACCCCGGCCGCTGGACGGCGTGCCGCCGTTCGTCTGGCACGGCTCCATCCGGAGCCCCGAGATCGCCGAGCAGGCCGCCTACTACGGCGACGGCTTCTTCCACAACAACATCTTCTGGCCGCTGGAGCACACCCAGCAGATGGTCGCGCTCTACCGCCGCCGCTTCGAGCACTACGGCCACGGCCAGGCGGACCAGGCCATCGTCGGCCTCGGCGGCCAGGTCTTCATGCGCGCCAACAGCCAGGACGCCAAGCGCGAGTTCCGGCCCTACTTCGACAACGCCCCGGTCTACGGCCACGGCCCGTCGATGGAGGACTTCACCGCGCAGACGCCGCTGACCGTCGGCAGCCCGCAGGAGGTCATCGACCGCTACGCCGGCATGCGCGACGTGGTCGGCGACTACCAGCGCCAGCTCTTCCTCATGGACCACGCGGGCCTGCCGCTCAAGACCGTCCTCGAGCAGCTGGACATCCTCGGCGAGGAGGTCGTGCCCGTGCTGCGCCGGGAGCTCGCGATCGGCCGCCCGTCGCACGTGCCGGACGCGCCGACCCACGCCTCGCTGCTCGCCGCTGCGCAGACCGAGTCCGCTGAGCAGGCCGAGGCGGTGGCCGTATGA
- a CDS encoding alpha-hydroxy acid oxidase, giving the protein MKRRVPKPHDLAPLMRFKPPTLDATTRRLERCHTIADLRAVAKRRTPRAAFDYTDGSADGEVTLARARQAFADITFHPAILRDVSKVDPSVQVLGRTSALPFGIAPTGFTRMMQTEGEIAGATAAEAAGIPYALSTMGTTSIEDVAVAAPHGRNWFQLYMWKDRDRSMALVERAAAAGFDTLLVTVDVPVAGNRLRDVRNGMTIPPTLTPRTVVNAIPRPAWWVNFLTTEPLSFASLDRWSGTVAELLTTMFDPTVTYQDLAWIKSQWPGKVVVKGVQTVDDARRCADVGVDAVLLSNHGGRQLDRAPVPFHLLPDVVREVGKDVEVHLDTGITSGQDIVAALACGATFTLIGRAYLYGLMAGGRAGVDRAITILSSEIVRTMGLLGVQSVEELTPAHVSRWQRG; this is encoded by the coding sequence GTGAAGCGTCGCGTACCGAAGCCGCACGACCTCGCTCCGCTGATGCGGTTCAAGCCGCCCACGCTGGACGCGACCACGCGCCGGCTGGAGCGCTGCCACACGATCGCCGACCTGCGGGCGGTTGCCAAGCGCCGCACCCCGCGGGCGGCGTTCGACTACACGGACGGCTCGGCGGACGGCGAGGTGACGCTGGCCCGGGCCCGGCAGGCCTTCGCGGACATCACGTTCCACCCCGCGATCCTGCGCGACGTCTCGAAGGTGGATCCGTCGGTGCAGGTACTGGGCCGCACGTCGGCGCTGCCGTTCGGCATCGCGCCCACCGGTTTCACCCGGATGATGCAGACCGAGGGCGAGATCGCCGGCGCGACCGCGGCGGAGGCGGCCGGGATCCCGTACGCGTTGTCCACCATGGGAACCACGTCGATCGAGGACGTCGCCGTCGCCGCCCCGCACGGCCGCAACTGGTTCCAGCTGTACATGTGGAAGGACCGGGACCGCTCCATGGCGCTGGTCGAGCGGGCTGCCGCGGCGGGCTTCGACACGCTGCTGGTCACCGTCGACGTCCCGGTGGCCGGGAACCGCCTGCGCGACGTCCGCAACGGGATGACCATCCCGCCCACCCTGACCCCGCGCACGGTCGTCAACGCGATCCCGCGCCCCGCCTGGTGGGTCAACTTCCTGACCACCGAACCGCTCTCGTTCGCCTCGCTGGACCGCTGGTCGGGCACCGTCGCCGAGCTGCTCACCACGATGTTCGACCCGACGGTCACCTACCAGGACCTGGCGTGGATCAAGTCCCAGTGGCCCGGCAAGGTCGTGGTCAAGGGCGTGCAGACCGTGGACGACGCCCGGCGCTGCGCGGACGTCGGCGTCGACGCGGTGCTGCTGTCCAACCACGGTGGCCGTCAGCTCGACCGCGCGCCGGTCCCCTTCCACCTGCTGCCGGACGTCGTCCGCGAGGTCGGCAAGGACGTCGAGGTGCACCTGGACACCGGGATCACCAGCGGCCAGGACATCGTCGCCGCGCTGGCCTGCGGGGCGACCTTCACGCTGATCGGGCGGGCCTACCTGTACGGGCTGATGGCCGGCGGGCGCGCCGGCGTCGACCGGGCCATCACGATCCTGAGCAGCGAGATCGTGCGCACCATGGGGCTGCTCGGCGTGCAGTCGGTCGAGGAGCTCACCCCGGCCCACGTGTCGCGCTGGCAGCGCGGCTGA
- a CDS encoding rhamnulokinase family protein, which produces MAVTSVSSLAAIDLGASSGRVVLARVGPDELDLEAVARFPNDPVTLPSGLHWNPLELYRNVLLGLRAAAAASPDGLHGAAVDSWAVDYALLRGGRMLGVPFHYRDARTQVGVDRVHARVSPEELYQRNGLQFLPFNTLYQLAADPLTDVADGLLLIPDLITAWLTGRSTTERTNASTTGLLDVATGRWDEDLIGRLALPRRLFGELVDAGDTVGPLLPGVAAQVGSDVPVHAVGSHDTASAVVGVPMESADAAYISCGTWGLVGVELEHAVLTEAGRAARFTNERGVDGRVRYLTNVMGLWLLNESVREWERAGERVDLPALLRQADQVSASVVVFDVQDERFLAPGDVPARIVDWYVERGHRPPESRPELVRCIVESLAQAFADAVEQAQRLSGQQVRVVHVVGGGSVNRSLCQSTADRTGRPVLAGPVEATAIGNVLVQARAVGALAGDLDMLRALVRQTQPTTRYLPGKGSTT; this is translated from the coding sequence GTGGCCGTGACCTCCGTGTCGTCGCTCGCGGCGATCGACCTCGGTGCCTCGAGCGGCCGGGTGGTGCTCGCTCGGGTAGGGCCGGACGAGCTGGATCTCGAAGCGGTGGCCCGGTTCCCGAACGACCCGGTGACCCTGCCCTCGGGCCTGCACTGGAACCCGCTCGAGCTGTACCGCAACGTCCTGCTCGGCCTGCGGGCCGCGGCGGCAGCGTCCCCGGACGGTCTGCACGGTGCCGCCGTCGACTCCTGGGCGGTGGACTACGCCCTGCTGCGCGGCGGCCGGATGCTCGGCGTGCCGTTCCACTACCGCGATGCTCGCACGCAGGTCGGTGTCGACCGGGTGCACGCACGGGTCTCCCCCGAGGAGCTGTACCAGCGCAACGGCCTGCAGTTCCTGCCGTTCAACACGCTCTACCAGCTCGCAGCCGACCCGCTGACGGACGTCGCGGACGGTCTGCTGCTCATCCCCGACCTGATCACCGCCTGGCTGACCGGCCGGTCGACCACCGAGCGGACGAACGCCTCGACCACCGGGCTGCTCGACGTCGCGACCGGCCGCTGGGACGAGGACCTGATCGGTCGGCTCGCCCTGCCGCGGCGCCTCTTCGGCGAGCTGGTCGACGCCGGGGACACGGTCGGACCGCTGCTGCCCGGCGTGGCCGCCCAGGTCGGGTCCGACGTCCCGGTCCATGCGGTCGGCTCGCACGACACCGCGTCGGCGGTCGTCGGGGTGCCGATGGAGTCCGCTGACGCGGCGTACATCTCTTGCGGCACCTGGGGTCTGGTCGGGGTCGAGCTCGAGCACGCGGTGCTGACCGAGGCCGGCCGGGCGGCCCGCTTCACCAACGAGCGCGGCGTCGACGGCCGGGTCCGCTACCTGACGAACGTGATGGGTCTGTGGCTGCTCAACGAGTCGGTGCGCGAGTGGGAGCGGGCCGGTGAGCGGGTGGATCTGCCGGCGCTGCTGCGTCAGGCGGACCAGGTCAGCGCCTCGGTGGTCGTGTTCGACGTCCAGGACGAGCGGTTCCTGGCTCCCGGCGACGTGCCGGCGCGGATCGTGGACTGGTACGTCGAGCGCGGGCACCGTCCACCCGAGTCGCGGCCCGAGCTCGTGCGCTGCATCGTGGAGAGCCTGGCGCAGGCCTTCGCCGACGCGGTCGAGCAGGCGCAACGCCTTTCCGGTCAGCAGGTCCGGGTCGTGCACGTGGTCGGAGGTGGGTCGGTGAACCGCAGCCTCTGCCAGTCGACCGCCGATCGCACCGGGCGGCCGGTGCTCGCCGGACCGGTCGAGGCCACCGCGATCGGTAACGTGCTGGTGCAGGCCAGGGCAGTGGGCGCCCTGGCCGGTGACCTGGACATGCTGCGCGCCCTGGTCCGCCAGACCCAGCCGACCACCCGGTACCTCCCAGGGAAGGGGTCCACGACGTGA
- a CDS encoding bifunctional aldolase/short-chain dehydrogenase — protein sequence MNVSTGTAQELIARSNRLGADPKNTNYAGGNTSAKGRLTDPVTGEDVDLLWVKGSGGDLGTLTEAGLAVLRLDRLQALVGVYPGVDREDEMVAAFDYCLHGKGGAAPSIDTAMHALVDAPHVDHLHPDSGIAIATAADGEELTRAVYGDQVVWVPWRRPGFQLGLDIAAIQAANPQAVGCVLGGHGITAWGDTSEEAERHSLWMIDTAAEYIAENSAPEPFGSVLDGFEQLGAAARRAKAAALAATVRSIASQDRPQVGHFTDSDEVLDFLSRSEHARLAALGTSCPDHFLRTKVKPLLLDLPGTASVEQSIARLRELHTAYRADYQAYYERHADESSPAIRGADPLIVLVPGVGMFSFGKDKQTARVAGEFYVNAINVMRGAEGLSTYAPIDESEKFRIEYWALEEAKLARMPKPKALASRIALVTGAASGIGKAIAHRLAAEGAVVAIADLDLAKAQAAAAEIGGPDVAIGVQADVSEEAAVQAAVDATLLAFGGLDLVVNNAGLSLSRSLLETTAADWDLQHAVMAKGSFLVARAAAKVLIEQGLGGDIVYISSKNSVFAGPSNIAYSAVKADQAHQVRLLAAELGEYGVRVNGINPDGVVQGSGIFAGGWGANRAAVYGVAEEDLGAFYAQRTLLKREVLPEHVANAVFALVGPDLTHTTGLHVPVDAGVAAAFLR from the coding sequence GTGAACGTATCGACAGGGACGGCGCAGGAGCTGATCGCTCGCTCGAACCGGTTGGGGGCGGACCCCAAGAACACCAACTACGCCGGCGGCAACACCTCGGCCAAGGGTCGCCTGACCGACCCGGTGACCGGCGAGGACGTCGACCTGTTGTGGGTCAAGGGGTCCGGGGGCGATCTCGGCACCCTGACGGAGGCCGGGCTGGCCGTGCTGCGACTGGATCGGCTGCAGGCCCTGGTCGGCGTCTACCCCGGTGTCGACCGTGAGGACGAGATGGTCGCGGCTTTCGACTACTGCCTGCACGGCAAGGGCGGCGCCGCGCCGTCCATCGACACCGCGATGCACGCCCTGGTGGACGCGCCGCACGTCGACCACCTGCACCCGGACTCCGGGATCGCGATCGCCACGGCGGCGGACGGCGAGGAGCTGACCCGAGCCGTCTACGGCGACCAGGTCGTCTGGGTGCCCTGGCGTCGCCCGGGCTTCCAGCTGGGACTGGACATCGCCGCGATCCAGGCGGCCAACCCGCAGGCGGTCGGCTGCGTGCTGGGCGGTCACGGGATCACCGCCTGGGGTGACACCAGCGAAGAGGCCGAACGTCACTCGCTCTGGATGATCGACACGGCGGCCGAGTACATCGCCGAGAACTCCGCGCCCGAGCCGTTCGGGTCGGTGCTCGACGGCTTCGAGCAGCTCGGAGCCGCCGCGCGCCGGGCGAAGGCCGCCGCCCTGGCGGCCACGGTGCGCTCGATCGCCTCCCAGGACCGGCCCCAGGTGGGGCACTTCACCGACAGCGACGAGGTCCTGGACTTCCTCTCCCGCAGCGAGCACGCGCGACTGGCTGCGCTGGGCACCAGCTGCCCCGACCACTTCCTGCGCACGAAGGTCAAGCCGCTGCTGCTGGACCTGCCGGGGACGGCGTCCGTCGAGCAGTCGATCGCCCGTCTGCGCGAGCTGCACACCGCCTACCGGGCGGACTACCAGGCGTACTACGAGCGGCACGCCGACGAGAGCTCGCCGGCCATCCGTGGTGCGGACCCGCTGATCGTGCTGGTGCCCGGCGTCGGCATGTTCAGCTTCGGCAAGGACAAGCAGACCGCCCGGGTGGCAGGGGAGTTCTACGTCAACGCCATCAACGTGATGCGTGGCGCCGAGGGGCTGTCGACGTACGCGCCCATCGACGAGTCCGAGAAGTTCCGGATCGAGTACTGGGCGCTGGAGGAGGCCAAGCTCGCCCGGATGCCCAAGCCGAAGGCGCTGGCCTCGCGGATCGCGCTGGTGACGGGGGCGGCGTCCGGCATCGGCAAGGCCATCGCGCACCGGCTCGCAGCCGAGGGAGCGGTCGTGGCCATCGCCGACCTCGACCTGGCCAAGGCGCAGGCGGCCGCGGCCGAGATCGGCGGCCCGGACGTCGCGATCGGGGTCCAGGCGGACGTCAGCGAAGAGGCAGCTGTGCAGGCGGCGGTCGACGCCACCCTGCTGGCCTTCGGTGGCCTCGACCTGGTGGTGAACAACGCCGGGTTGTCGCTGTCCCGGTCGCTGCTGGAGACGACGGCCGCGGACTGGGACCTTCAGCACGCCGTGATGGCGAAGGGCTCCTTCCTCGTCGCGCGGGCCGCGGCGAAGGTGTTGATCGAGCAGGGGCTGGGCGGCGACATCGTGTACATCTCGTCCAAGAACTCGGTCTTCGCCGGCCCGAGCAACATCGCCTACTCGGCGGTGAAGGCCGACCAGGCGCACCAGGTCCGGCTGCTGGCCGCCGAGCTCGGCGAGTACGGGGTGCGGGTCAACGGGATCAACCCGGACGGCGTGGTGCAGGGCTCGGGCATCTTCGCCGGTGGCTGGGGGGCCAACCGGGCGGCGGTCTACGGCGTGGCGGAGGAGGACCTCGGCGCCTTCTACGCCCAGCGCACGTTGCTCAAGCGCGAGGTGCTGCCCGAGCACGTCGCGAACGCCGTGTTCGCCCTCGTCGGCCCGGACCTGACCCACACGACCGGCCTGCACGTGCCCGTCGACGCGGGCGTCGCCGCGGCCTTCCTGCGCTAG
- the rhaI gene encoding L-rhamnose isomerase, with protein sequence MTTFDAISDRLAEQVIEVPSWAYGNSGTRFKVFGSAGTPRTVQEKIADAAKVHEFTGLAPKVALHIPWDQVEDFAALQSFAVEHGVRLGTVNSNTFQDDDFKLGSLANPDPAVRRKAIEHNLMCIDIMNEIGSTDLKIWLADGTNYPGQDDIAARQERLAEGLAEIYAALGDDHRLVLEYKFFEPAFYHTDVPDWGTSYAHCVALGDKATVCLDTGHHAPGTNIEFIVAQLLRLGKLGAFDFNSRFYADDDLIVGAADPFQLFRILYEVVRGGGYGADSGVAFMLDQCHNIEKKIPGQIRSVLNVQEMTARALLVDADELAAAQRSGDVLAANDVLMDAFYTDVRADLADWRSSRGLPAEPMKAFLASGYQEQIEADRVGGNQAGWN encoded by the coding sequence ATGACGACGTTCGACGCGATCAGCGACCGGCTGGCCGAGCAGGTCATCGAGGTGCCGTCCTGGGCCTACGGCAACTCCGGCACCCGGTTCAAGGTGTTCGGCTCGGCCGGGACCCCGCGCACGGTGCAGGAGAAGATCGCCGACGCCGCGAAGGTGCACGAGTTCACCGGGTTGGCCCCCAAGGTCGCCCTGCACATCCCGTGGGACCAGGTCGAGGACTTCGCGGCGCTGCAGTCCTTCGCGGTCGAGCACGGCGTGCGGCTGGGCACCGTCAACAGCAACACGTTCCAGGACGACGACTTCAAGCTCGGTAGCCTGGCCAACCCCGACCCCGCGGTGCGGCGCAAGGCGATCGAGCACAACCTGATGTGCATCGACATCATGAACGAGATCGGTTCCACCGACCTGAAGATCTGGCTGGCCGACGGCACCAACTACCCGGGCCAGGACGACATCGCGGCCCGGCAGGAACGGCTGGCCGAGGGGCTGGCCGAGATCTACGCCGCGCTCGGGGACGACCATCGGCTGGTCCTGGAGTACAAGTTCTTCGAGCCGGCGTTCTACCACACGGACGTGCCGGACTGGGGCACGTCCTACGCGCACTGCGTCGCGTTGGGGGACAAGGCAACCGTCTGCCTGGACACCGGCCACCACGCGCCCGGCACGAACATCGAGTTCATCGTGGCCCAGCTGCTGCGGCTCGGGAAGCTGGGAGCGTTCGACTTCAACAGCCGGTTCTACGCGGACGACGACCTGATCGTGGGGGCCGCGGACCCGTTCCAGCTGTTCCGGATCCTGTACGAGGTGGTCCGTGGTGGCGGGTACGGGGCGGACAGCGGCGTCGCGTTCATGCTCGACCAGTGCCACAACATCGAGAAGAAGATCCCCGGCCAGATCCGCTCGGTGCTCAACGTGCAGGAGATGACCGCGCGGGCGCTGCTGGTCGACGCCGACGAGCTGGCCGCCGCCCAACGGTCCGGGGACGTGCTGGCCGCGAACGACGTGCTGATGGACGCCTTCTACACCGACGTCCGGGCCGACCTCGCGGACTGGCGGTCCAGCCGGGGGCTGCCGGCCGAGCCGATGAAGGCGTTCCTCGCCAGCGGGTACCAGGAGCAGATCGAGGCCGACCGGGTCGGCGGGAACCAGGCAGGGTGGAACTGA
- a CDS encoding L-rhamnose mutarotase, which produces MQRVCFQLQVRADRLAEYRQRHQAVWPDMLRALAETGWHNYSLFLRDDGLLIGYFETPSLELAQQRMARTEVNTRWQDEMAPFFEGLDGTTPDQGFDRLTEIFHLEDQLAQGTDDAEVV; this is translated from the coding sequence GTGCAGCGCGTCTGCTTCCAGCTCCAGGTCCGCGCCGACCGCCTGGCGGAGTACCGCCAGCGGCACCAGGCGGTCTGGCCGGACATGCTCCGGGCGCTGGCCGAGACGGGCTGGCACAACTACTCGCTCTTCCTGCGAGACGACGGCCTGCTGATCGGCTACTTCGAGACACCGTCCCTGGAGCTGGCCCAGCAGCGGATGGCGCGGACCGAGGTCAACACCCGGTGGCAGGACGAGATGGCGCCGTTCTTCGAGGGCCTGGACGGCACGACGCCGGACCAGGGCTTCGACCGGCTGACGGAGATCTTCCACCTCGAGGACCAGCTCGCCCAAGGCACCGACGACGCAGAAGTGGTGTGA
- the rhaS gene encoding rhamnose ABC transporter substrate-binding protein — MKFTHKRAGALGALVVTAALVLAGCGSSDDSSSSGSTTKASGPISVTFLPKNLGNPYFDTSDKGGNAAVTEFGGKYSQVGPDTGTPDAQVPFINTAAQQGVKALVVSANDPKAICDALNEARKAGTKVVTFDSDTDPSCRDLFINQATAEGIAKVQVDMIAKDVNDAGEVAILSASANATNQNSWIDLMKKDLAANHPNIKLVDTVYGNDDDQTSFDKTAALLQSHPQLKGIISPTTVGIAAAARYISTSDYKGKVAVTGLGTPNQMRKYVEDGTVTQFALWNPEDLGYLAAWGAKALVDGTITGKTGDKFTAGKLGEFTVGDGASVLLGDPFVFNKANIGQFNF; from the coding sequence ATGAAGTTCACCCACAAGCGGGCGGGCGCACTCGGGGCGCTCGTCGTCACGGCCGCCCTGGTGCTCGCGGGCTGCGGCAGCTCGGACGACTCCAGCTCCAGCGGTTCGACCACCAAGGCCAGCGGGCCGATCAGCGTGACCTTCCTGCCCAAGAACCTGGGCAACCCCTACTTCGACACCAGTGACAAGGGCGGCAACGCCGCTGTCACCGAGTTCGGTGGCAAGTACTCCCAGGTCGGCCCGGACACTGGCACCCCCGACGCCCAGGTGCCCTTCATCAACACCGCGGCCCAGCAGGGAGTCAAGGCCCTCGTGGTCTCGGCGAACGACCCCAAGGCCATCTGCGACGCGCTGAACGAGGCGCGCAAGGCGGGGACGAAGGTCGTCACCTTCGACTCGGACACCGACCCGTCCTGCCGCGACCTGTTCATCAACCAGGCCACCGCGGAGGGCATCGCGAAGGTCCAGGTCGACATGATCGCCAAGGACGTCAACGACGCCGGCGAGGTCGCCATCCTGTCGGCCAGCGCCAACGCGACGAACCAGAACTCCTGGATCGACCTGATGAAGAAGGACCTGGCGGCGAACCACCCGAACATCAAGCTGGTCGACACGGTGTACGGCAACGACGACGACCAGACCTCGTTCGACAAGACCGCGGCGCTGCTGCAGTCGCACCCGCAGCTCAAGGGCATCATCTCGCCGACCACCGTCGGCATCGCGGCGGCGGCTCGCTACATCAGCACCTCGGACTACAAGGGCAAGGTCGCGGTGACCGGGCTCGGCACGCCGAACCAGATGCGCAAGTACGTCGAGGACGGCACCGTCACGCAGTTCGCACTGTGGAACCCGGAGGACCTGGGTTACCTGGCCGCCTGGGGCGCGAAGGCGCTGGTCGACGGCACCATCACCGGCAAGACGGGTGACAAGTTCACCGCGGGCAAGCTCGGCGAGTTCACCGTCGGCGACGGGGCGTCCGTCCTGCTCGGCGACCCGTTCGTGTTCAACAAGGCCAACATCGGCCAGTTCAACTTCTGA